The sequence below is a genomic window from Humulus lupulus chromosome 3, drHumLupu1.1, whole genome shotgun sequence.
AAGAAAATGGAGGCTAATAAGCTCTCCTTCCGATTACTGGTACCTTTattcacaatcatcttcatcatcattcTGAAATCAACGGCGGCAGATGATCATGATCAGCTCGCTTTACCCGGCTGCCGGAGTAGATGCGGAGACGTGGACATCCCATACCCGTTTGGTCTCTCTGAAGATTGTTACCTCAACAGAAAGTTCAGAATCAAATGCGAAAATAACACTACTCCGATCAACGGCAAAAACGCCGTGGTCACCAACATTTCCGTCAAATTCAACGAGATAACCATCAACTTGCTCGCCGCCCGAAGCTGCTACAATGAGTCGGGCGACCAAGTGGACTATCACATATCCGGACTCAGAGCCAAGACCCTAACCATCTCCGGCTCCAAGAACAACTTCATCGTCCTGGGCTGCGACTCCTACGCCTTTCTCAACGGTTTCGAGAACGGAACCAAATACTCTATGGGCTGCATGTCCACATGCAACGCCCTCGGTGACGTGCCGGACGACGGTGGTTGCTCGGGAATCGGGTGCTGTCAGATAGATTTGCCTAAGGGACGACTCAAAAGGCTGATTATAAGACCTAAAAGCTTCTTCAATCATACGCGCGTGATGAGCTTTAACCCTTGTACGTATGCTTTTATCGTCCAAAAAAATGGTTTCAACTTTTCTCGGGAGTTTCTGGGCAATTTCCCGGCGAAAAAGCTACCTGTGGTGGCTGATTGGACGATCGAGAAGGACACGTCCTGTTCGACCACCAAAGCTAGAAACGATTCGTTTTGTGCTTGTGGCGGAAACAGCACTGTGGTTGAGCTCTCCGCCGTAAATGGGAGTGAGACTCAGTACAAATGTAGGTGTAAGGATGGTTACGAGGGCAACCCGTACCTCCCTACCGGTTGCAGAGGTACATACTTATAACTCATTATTTATATTACTGGATTTGAACTTTCCCTCGTCTCAGGCACTTACACCCCCCATATACTACTTTAACTAGCCCAAATAGAAcacattacaaaaaaaaaatgaaaattaaacTAAATGAAATATGatctttttattaaaataaatttgataaatTTCAACTTTGTGTATTTTTTATGACTTTTTATGGGTATTTTTCCATAAGCTTTTTTTTGTGGTAACAGATTAGTGTCGTATCAATTTTTAAAATGACTAACTCGACAATAGTAACCGTCTAAAAAATTTGATAGTAGAAACTGGTTacttttacattaatttttaaagaGTAATTGGTGAAAATAGCGTTATTTTGTACTTTTGcttagttttgatatttttttccaAAATGATCTCTGTCTAAAATTTCAACAAGCTGCCAACAAATTTAGACCAGCTGTCTACATTTTTTTTACGAGATGTCGACTGTCAAAAGTGTTGGAGGCATTTTGTAAAAATTTATCAAAACTAGGCCAAATGTTAAATTACTTCAAAATatatgtcatttttccaaaagTCTCATTTTTAAAATAACCAATTTTGACACTAGTAACTAGTTAcggtaaaaaatatatataggtaaacaaaaataatattaccaaaatataagaaaaaaaactcataattttttttaaaacattaaaaGAAAAGTCGTATTTTAGTGGCATTATTATTTTGTACATATTTTGTAAATTTCTCCAAAAACAAATTTAGCCAGCcaaaaaattgaataattattttcaaatatacacaaaataaaaaatatgtatatatataataataagaaATCATCTAAAAAATATTCTTATCAATATGTAAATgagaaacaaaacataaaaattataAGAGGAATTttcttataggggcttcactttaagccttaccggtaAGGCTTTCAGTGTTTAcaatccgtgaacagttttcggtgcgattttttttatgaccgtgtatattgtagctatttagagcatcctgcaaattttcagaaaattccaaataatttacagtaccgaaaattaggttcaaacatgttgttgcacgcgtgactaattttttttatgcgcgtggaaaacaacatatttcaacctagttttcggtactgtaaactattcggaattttctgaaattttgcaggatactctaaatagctacaatatacacggtcataaaaaaaaatcgcaccgaaaactgtacacgggtcgagaaacactgaaagccttaccagtagggcttaaagtgaagtccttatagaagaattgtccaaAAATTATATATCTAAAACATACTTGAAAAAAATTAACATAATGGTAaatttatccaaaaaaaaaacttaaatctaagcacttaaattttataaaaaaaaatctaaacacTAACATTGTAACATTAAAAAGATAGAACAATATTTTAATACTAAAATGCAATTAAGTACCAAGAAAAAAGAGTTTTAATTTCATATTATATTTTACATTTGTTTATTGAACAGATTCTGTCTCTCACTTCACACACCAAACTACTTGAGCTTACATTTTTTAATGATTTATATTTGAATAAtttgagtttttttatttatttaaaactttttTTATGATAAAATATTATCTTTAAATTTTGCAGATATTGATGAATGCCTGAGCCTAGGACCAACTAATTGCACCAAAACTCAGCATTGCGTTAATAAACCAGAAGGAAGTTATACTTGCGTGGAACGAAGTCAATTCCCACTCATTAAAATTTGCATTGGTATGTTATTatgttgagattaatttaaatttactacctaaaataatactaatatatgcgagtctatattattagtacctattttttctttccacacctcgtaattatttaattatttttaaatatattattttagaaCATTAGcataaatatcctatttaaatattaaaaagtaaaaattgattaattagcACAtccaaaatatataatatatcacttatattttaattaatatttatcattttttatttaaaaaataattgttaGTATTAAATCTTtacaattataaaaatttaatgtTGTAATTTTCTAAATGATTTTGATTCTAATAAGATCGTTTTTTTTAATTTgactaatttatatttatatttgtttttatttttaattataaaattaagaaaaatatttatttggcTTTTCTtatcttaaaaatatattttatttaattgagtgtaaaaaatattttaaataataaatatttatagaaatataattttttacTATACATTTTTTAGGTGGTGTGTAAAAAACTAAGGGGAGCTATATTTGTACCTCAAAAACTTAGATTTACAACCCGAAACTAAGTTCACCCCatcttattttataaaatattattatttataatcacacccttctattttttccaaattaggtgttaaaatttataattctttaaaaagaaataatatatttacattttatgattatatatatatactgtatATGAACAAAACAACATGATGTGTAAAGGGGGTTTAATTTTAAAGATTTTATTtagtttataattatattttaattttggtAGGTGAGGTATACATATTGAAAGTACAAAtggaattaaaattttaaaaaatggtGTGTTTATATTAATTACCGGTGTAAATATCACTCCCcaaaactaaataattttttttttgtgaacaaTGAAACAATTTATTGAAAATAATTAGAGTGTAATACATCAAGTTGGATGAAAAATTATCTAACAATGCAAGTTCATTGTACACCCTGAGTGCATACACAACTAATTCATGAGTACAAACATGAATTAGGGATGACTCGAGAAAGCTGGATGATTGGCTTACCATATCCTCTCATAACAAAACTAAATAAATCTTGAAACACTCATTTTCTAAATATTTTTACTTTTGTCTAGATTTCTGTTTCTAATGTTGCTTTATTAATTTTGGAATAAATAGGTGTAGCAATCGGCTTTGTTGCCTTGTTCATCAGCAGCTCTTGGCTCTACTTAGTTCTAAAGCAAAGAAAGCTAATGCAACTCAAAGAAAAGTTTTTCAAACAAAATGGTGGTTTGATTTTAAAGCAAAAGCTCTCTGGACAAGAAGGTAACTCATCATCAACGGCTAAAATCTTCACAGAAGAAGAGCTCATCAAAGCAACGCTTAACTATGACGAGAGCACGATCATTGACCGAGGTGGTTTCGGTACGGTCTACAAGGGTTTTTTACCGGACGAAAGAATAATAGCCATAAAAAAGTCAAAGCTCATTGACCAAAACCAAACCGAACAATTCATCAACGAGGTAGTTGTTCTCTCTCAAATCAACCACAAAAATATTGTCAAACTCTTGGGATGTTGTTTGGAGACCCAAGTTCCTTTACTTGTGTATGAATTTGTCCCAAATGGGACTCTCTCCGAACACATACATGATAGAGAAAAATCCATCAAGTTGAGTTGGGAAACTCGTTTGGGAATAGCAGCCGAAGCAGCTGAAGCTTTGGCTTATCTTCACTCGGCAGCCTCAACACCGATCATTCATAGAGATGTGAAGCCTTCGAACATACTTCTAGACAATTTCACTGCAAAAGTGTCTGATTTCGGAGCGTCGAAGTTGGTTCCCCAAGATCAAGTGGAGTTGGCCACCATGGTGCAAGGCACTCTCGGATACTTGGATCCCGAATACTTGCAGACAAACCAGCTGACTGAAAAGAGTGATGTTTATAGCTTTGGAGTTGTTCTTGTCGAGTTGTTAACGGCAAAGAAAGCAATCTCTTTCGATAGATTGGAAGAGGAGAGGAGTTTGGCTATGCATTTCTTGTGTTCATTGAAAAGGGATAGATTGTTTGAAATAGTTGAGGTTGAGGGTGATAGTGCAAATAATTATAAAGAGCAAGTTTTGAAAGTGGCTATGATTGCTAAGGGGTGCTTGAGTGTTAATGGTGAAGATAGGCCTTCGATGAAAGAAGTGGCAGTTGAATTGGAAGGGTTAAGAAAAGTGGAAAAGCATCCTTGGGCTAGTGAGGATGATCGATCGATTGATCATTTGGAAGAGACTGTATCTTTGCTTGCTCGTGAAGACAATGACAATGGAGGTAGCAATGCCAATTCTGTTTATGATAGTATAAGAGATCAAGTGTTACTAGATTTCAGTGGAAGGTGAAGGTACGTagtatcaatatatatatatttatgtactaTAGGTGAGAGGAGTGTGTAGTGCATATTTccttttttaaatattttttgttaTATGAATAACTCTATAGTGTTTGTATAATTTTTAAACATTTAAACTATTTCATACATCATAAATAATATAGGGTCTGGTGCACCCTCCTCCAATTTTCGGTACCTAGAAGATTTTCCGGCGATTTTTTTATCAACgtgtatattttaattttttaaagacACCATCCATGCCTATGGTCGAAGTTACATTTTTGTGAGTGCTTGCACactgaaaataaaataattaagtttGCATTCACATCACAAAGCTCATTACAAAGCAGAGGGCAAGTCCGGAAAGGAGGAAACTCCATTTCactcaaataataattaagtcCTAT
It includes:
- the LOC133822033 gene encoding putative wall-associated receptor kinase-like 16 yields the protein MEANKLSFRLLVPLFTIIFIIILKSTAADDHDQLALPGCRSRCGDVDIPYPFGLSEDCYLNRKFRIKCENNTTPINGKNAVVTNISVKFNEITINLLAARSCYNESGDQVDYHISGLRAKTLTISGSKNNFIVLGCDSYAFLNGFENGTKYSMGCMSTCNALGDVPDDGGCSGIGCCQIDLPKGRLKRLIIRPKSFFNHTRVMSFNPCTYAFIVQKNGFNFSREFLGNFPAKKLPVVADWTIEKDTSCSTTKARNDSFCACGGNSTVVELSAVNGSETQYKCRCKDGYEGNPYLPTGCRDIDECLSLGPTNCTKTQHCVNKPEGSYTCVERSQFPLIKICIGVAIGFVALFISSSWLYLVLKQRKLMQLKEKFFKQNGGLILKQKLSGQEGNSSSTAKIFTEEELIKATLNYDESTIIDRGGFGTVYKGFLPDERIIAIKKSKLIDQNQTEQFINEVVVLSQINHKNIVKLLGCCLETQVPLLVYEFVPNGTLSEHIHDREKSIKLSWETRLGIAAEAAEALAYLHSAASTPIIHRDVKPSNILLDNFTAKVSDFGASKLVPQDQVELATMVQGTLGYLDPEYLQTNQLTEKSDVYSFGVVLVELLTAKKAISFDRLEEERSLAMHFLCSLKRDRLFEIVEVEGDSANNYKEQVLKVAMIAKGCLSVNGEDRPSMKEVAVELEGLRKVEKHPWASEDDRSIDHLEETVSLLAREDNDNGGSNANSVYDSIRDQVLLDFSGR